In one window of Henckelia pumila isolate YLH828 chromosome 1, ASM3356847v2, whole genome shotgun sequence DNA:
- the LOC140863828 gene encoding novel plant SNARE 12-like: protein MAKRDEELKEIRSISLPICSFDFFEYLLHFSTLCGYVCVSFDHSYLDGISTVLAVSRDRILIGIVKLGAEMSNQELIDAGTQRMDETDQAIERSKQVVHQTIKVRTQTATTLKGQNEQRGCIVNELDTIQFFIKKASQLVKEINCSLAFQVASDKCIMLFLFLIVCGVIAIIVVKTIVGPADDKDRRNVNGSSM, encoded by the exons ATGGCTAAAAGAGACGAGGAATTGAAGGAAATACGAAGTATAAGTCTCCCGATATGTAGCTTTGACTTCTTTGAGTATCTACTTCATTTCTCTACTTTGTGCGGTTATGTGTGTGTCTCTTTCGATCATTCTTATTTGGATGGGATTTCTACT GTGCTTGCCGTCTCGCGTGATAGGATTCTGATTGGGATTGTAAAGCTCGGTGCAG AAATGTCAAATCAGGAGCTTATCGATGCTGGCACACAGAGAATGGATGAAACTGACCAAGCCATTGAACGCTCCAAACAG GTTGTTCATCAAACAATCAAAGTGCGAACACAAACTGCTACTACTTTGAAGGGCCAA AATGAACAAAGGGGTTGCATTGTCAATGAACTGGACACTATCCAGTTCTTTATCAAAAAGGCATCCCAGCTAGTTAAGGAGATTAATTG TTCACTTGCTTTCCAGGTGGCAAGTGATAAATGCATCATGCTATTTCTATTTCTGATTGTATGTGGGGTTATTGCCATAATCGTCGTGAAG